The following are encoded in a window of Desulfopila inferna genomic DNA:
- a CDS encoding response regulator transcription factor, whose amino-acid sequence MKKHHILIVEDDSDIQQLVSYNLIRAGFNVTCADSGEEALECLQRESFDCILLDLMLPGLSGIEVCRYLRKNKKDTITSAPIIMLTAKGEEEDIIVGLESGADDYIPKPFSPKVLIARIKAVLRRSEQGKENKGAGYRQTLTIDNLSIDPARHEVRLGEELLQLTMTEFGILTFLAKKPGWVFTRQQIIDSVRGYDFLITPRAIDVQIFGLRKKMRGAGKMIETVRGIGYRLKTSREEEDGEIS is encoded by the coding sequence ATGAAAAAACACCACATTCTGATAGTTGAAGATGACAGCGACATTCAACAGCTCGTCAGTTACAACCTGATCAGAGCGGGCTTTAATGTCACCTGCGCCGATTCCGGTGAAGAGGCCCTCGAGTGTCTGCAGAGGGAATCTTTTGACTGCATCCTCCTCGATCTTATGCTGCCGGGGCTTTCCGGAATAGAAGTGTGCAGGTATTTACGGAAAAACAAAAAAGACACTATCACCAGCGCCCCGATCATCATGCTGACCGCCAAGGGGGAGGAGGAGGACATCATTGTCGGGCTGGAAAGCGGCGCCGATGATTATATTCCCAAACCCTTCAGTCCCAAAGTTCTCATAGCCAGGATTAAAGCGGTCCTGCGCCGTAGCGAACAGGGCAAGGAAAATAAAGGTGCCGGCTACCGGCAGACGCTTACCATTGACAACCTGAGCATCGATCCGGCACGGCACGAGGTTCGGCTGGGTGAAGAGCTGTTGCAACTGACCATGACCGAATTCGGTATATTGACCTTTCTCGCCAAAAAGCCGGGTTGGGTCTTTACCCGTCAGCAGATAATTGACTCGGTCAGGGGATATGATTTTCTAATCACTCCCCGGGCCATCGATGTACAGATATTCGGACTGCGCAAAAAGATGAGAGGAGCGGGAAAGATGATCGAGACCGTCAGGGGAATCGGCTATCGCCTGAAGACCAGCCGGGAAGAGGAAGATGGTGAGATATCATGA
- a CDS encoding ATP-binding protein has translation MKQRKLIWQIFPANLLILLLTVACVTWFGRASLKSFYLDELEKGLISRAHLVKPLILEMLQQDEITRLRQYSKSAGREANTRITIIRPDGKVVADSNEDPSTMELHHTRTEVRAALQGNTGKSLRFSRTLGQEMLYVAIPIFDGWKRDTALPATTEIQAILRMSVAVEAIEVALQDIFGKILFGVFLFAFLAAAASLLVSRNISRPLEEIKRAAERYSNGDFSGKMTNFQRSASLEVVTLATAMEKMAAQLNERIETIKSQRNELETVFSSMVESVIAIDSHEHVININTAAAELLGIEENFARGKMVPEVLRNVKLQQQIKEVIRTGYSLQDEIVHSDNGGDRFLQTNIVPLNDQMNRIPGILVVLNDVTKLRRLENVRRDFVANVSHELRTPITSIRGYVETLLDGALENREDAVRFLKTVMRQAERLNEIIEDLLVLSRIEQEAEENQIKLETSSLCRVLEVAVETCGRLAAEKDISVSLACPESIQLKINETLMEQALVNLLVNAIKYSRKGDRIDVTASSAADHGRNVVKISVSDTGVGIASNHLSRLFERFYRSDKARSRKEGGTGLGLAIVKHIVLAHKGRIEVSSTPGMGSTFTITLPRNNSE, from the coding sequence ATGAAGCAGAGAAAACTCATCTGGCAGATTTTTCCGGCCAATCTTCTGATCCTGCTGTTGACGGTGGCCTGTGTTACCTGGTTCGGCAGAGCATCGCTAAAATCATTTTATCTCGACGAGTTGGAAAAAGGGCTCATCTCCCGGGCACACCTGGTCAAGCCCCTCATCTTGGAAATGCTGCAGCAGGATGAGATCACCAGACTGCGCCAGTACAGCAAAAGCGCGGGCAGAGAAGCCAATACCCGCATTACGATCATCAGACCTGACGGCAAGGTAGTGGCTGATTCCAATGAGGATCCCTCCACCATGGAGCTGCATCACACCAGGACGGAAGTCAGAGCCGCTCTGCAGGGAAATACGGGTAAATCGCTGCGCTTTTCCAGGACCCTGGGACAGGAGATGCTTTACGTCGCCATTCCGATATTTGACGGGTGGAAAAGGGATACAGCTTTACCGGCTACCACGGAAATTCAGGCAATCCTGAGGATGTCGGTTGCGGTGGAGGCTATCGAAGTTGCGCTGCAGGATATTTTTGGCAAGATATTATTCGGCGTCTTCCTTTTTGCTTTTTTGGCCGCTGCCGCCTCCCTGCTGGTCTCTCGAAATATCAGCAGGCCCCTCGAGGAAATTAAGCGGGCGGCAGAACGATACTCGAATGGGGACTTTTCCGGAAAAATGACCAATTTTCAAAGATCCGCTTCACTGGAAGTGGTGACGCTGGCCACCGCTATGGAGAAAATGGCGGCCCAGCTCAACGAACGGATCGAGACCATCAAGTCTCAGCGAAATGAACTCGAGACTGTCTTCTCGAGCATGGTGGAATCCGTAATTGCCATAGACAGCCACGAGCACGTCATAAATATCAATACAGCCGCGGCTGAGCTGTTGGGGATCGAGGAGAATTTTGCTCGAGGAAAGATGGTCCCGGAGGTGCTGCGCAATGTCAAACTTCAGCAACAGATCAAGGAGGTGATCAGGACCGGTTACTCACTGCAGGACGAGATCGTTCATTCCGATAATGGCGGCGACAGATTCCTGCAAACCAATATTGTTCCTCTCAATGACCAGATGAACAGGATCCCTGGTATTCTGGTGGTCCTCAATGACGTAACCAAGCTGCGGAGGCTTGAAAATGTACGCCGTGATTTTGTGGCCAATGTTTCCCATGAGCTGCGTACACCGATAACTTCCATTCGCGGCTATGTTGAAACTTTGCTCGATGGTGCCCTGGAAAACAGAGAGGATGCCGTCAGATTTCTAAAAACGGTTATGCGACAGGCAGAGCGCCTCAACGAAATTATCGAGGATCTTCTGGTGCTCTCCCGAATCGAGCAGGAAGCCGAGGAAAATCAGATCAAGCTGGAGACGAGCAGCCTCTGCAGAGTGCTCGAGGTTGCGGTAGAAACCTGCGGACGACTGGCGGCGGAGAAGGATATTTCGGTTTCACTGGCCTGTCCTGAATCGATTCAGCTGAAAATCAACGAAACGCTAATGGAACAGGCCCTGGTCAATCTGCTGGTCAATGCGATTAAATACAGCAGAAAAGGAGACAGGATAGACGTCACGGCATCGTCTGCCGCAGATCATGGCCGGAATGTGGTAAAAATCAGCGTCAGCGATACGGGAGTAGGAATTGCCTCAAACCATCTCTCCCGCCTCTTCGAACGTTTTTATAGAAGCGATAAGGCCCGTAGCAGAAAAGAAGGCGGAACAGGTCTGGGACTTGCCATTGTCAAACATATCGTCCTGGCCCATAAAGGCCGAATCGAGGTGTCCAGTACACCCGGTATGGGGAGCACCTTCACAATTACCCTGCCACGAAATAACAGCGAATAA
- a CDS encoding ABC1 kinase family protein has protein sequence MKGLRRFGAITGVLVRHGYGNVIERMFKRSRKKDAETTPEISPAFHSPARIRRMLEELGPSFIKLGQLMSVRADVFPVEYTEEFKKLQDSIPPVPFSSIRDVIEAELEVRLSDIFSKFSPEAMAAASVAQVHEARLKNGDRVAVKVIRPGIEIKIRDDIHVMRFFAERLEKMFEFARVIGLINLVKEFERTIFRELDMYIEGGNIEKFAANFKGSKEIYTARVYWDYSSKSVLVMEYIDGMKMDEVEKIRQAGIDPKEVAMIGLRSFSRQLMDFGFFHADPHPGNTIVMYDGRVSLVDFGIIGYLDEETMTQVANIFLGYAEHDYDMIMDAFRDAGIIDEEVIDLKRFRADLKDMSEPFYGRSLQTIAVKDVYEQVMRVAYKYHIRLPRNLLLLLKTFVQTEGLGKILGSDASILEVTRPYAKKLVQRGYDTQSLLKNMGRDTRTMGTYLKMMPRLTHAIFKRTAEGRHRLEIRHRGLESIANKFERGLNRAVTAIIIAASTIAGSLVLNSPDPIMNISLGDFSVSLTTLLGILGYSIATFLGLWLIISIFKSGKM, from the coding sequence ATGAAAGGACTACGCCGCTTCGGGGCCATTACCGGAGTACTGGTCAGACATGGTTACGGCAATGTGATCGAACGGATGTTTAAGCGATCCCGGAAAAAAGATGCCGAGACCACACCGGAAATTTCACCGGCGTTCCACTCACCCGCCCGCATCCGCCGGATGCTGGAAGAGCTGGGTCCCAGTTTTATCAAGCTGGGTCAGCTGATGAGCGTCCGGGCGGACGTCTTTCCTGTAGAATATACCGAAGAGTTCAAGAAGCTCCAGGACAGTATCCCACCGGTACCATTCTCCTCCATCCGGGATGTGATTGAAGCCGAGTTGGAGGTGCGGTTAAGCGATATCTTCTCGAAATTTTCACCCGAGGCCATGGCTGCCGCCTCCGTGGCCCAGGTCCATGAAGCAAGACTTAAGAACGGCGACCGCGTGGCCGTCAAGGTTATCCGGCCCGGAATCGAGATCAAAATCCGCGATGACATTCATGTGATGCGGTTTTTTGCGGAAAGGTTGGAAAAGATGTTCGAGTTTGCCAGGGTCATCGGCCTCATCAACCTGGTGAAGGAATTCGAGCGCACTATTTTCAGAGAGCTCGATATGTATATCGAGGGCGGCAATATCGAGAAATTCGCCGCTAATTTCAAGGGCAGCAAAGAGATCTACACCGCCAGGGTCTATTGGGATTACTCATCCAAATCCGTCTTGGTCATGGAGTATATCGACGGCATGAAGATGGACGAGGTCGAGAAAATCCGCCAGGCCGGCATCGATCCCAAGGAAGTCGCCATGATCGGCTTGCGCTCATTTTCCCGCCAGCTCATGGATTTCGGCTTTTTCCATGCCGATCCTCATCCCGGCAATACCATCGTCATGTACGACGGCCGGGTTAGCCTGGTCGATTTCGGGATCATCGGCTACCTGGACGAAGAAACCATGACCCAGGTGGCCAATATCTTCCTCGGCTATGCCGAACACGATTACGACATGATCATGGACGCCTTCCGCGATGCCGGTATTATCGACGAGGAAGTTATCGACCTCAAGCGTTTCAGAGCGGATCTCAAGGATATGAGCGAACCATTCTACGGTCGTTCCCTGCAGACGATTGCAGTAAAAGACGTCTATGAACAGGTGATGCGGGTAGCCTACAAATACCACATCCGTCTGCCCCGCAACCTGCTTCTGCTCCTCAAAACGTTCGTGCAGACAGAAGGACTTGGTAAAATACTGGGCAGCGACGCCAGTATCCTGGAGGTCACCCGGCCCTACGCCAAAAAGCTGGTGCAGCGCGGCTACGACACCCAGAGTCTCCTCAAGAACATGGGCCGGGACACCCGGACCATGGGTACCTACCTGAAGATGATGCCCCGCCTTACCCATGCCATCTTCAAACGGACCGCCGAAGGCCGGCACCGCCTCGAGATTCGCCACCGGGGCCTCGAGTCCATTGCCAATAAATTTGAACGCGGCCTCAATCGAGCAGTGACAGCGATAATCATCGCTGCCTCGACCATTGCCGGCTCCCTGGTGCTCAACTCCCCTGACCCGATCATGAATATCTCCCTGGGCGATTTCAGTGTTTCTCTCACCACTCTGCTGGGTATCCTGGGCTACAGCATAGCCACATTTCTCGGGCTTTGGCTGATCATCTCGATCTTCAAATCAGGAAAGATGTAG
- a CDS encoding ABC transporter substrate-binding protein encodes MNIQYTRSLKCRLLYIIALFLLPTSLLPGAISAGAASEEQDSITIAMEATAVNTLIYVAHKQNFFADNGIRLIIKDHYPSGAAATEAMLSGEADLSTTAEFAIVRYAFAGRKICTLGSIDRFMHMKLIARADGEIVTPKDFSGKRIGVAVGTAAEFNLGRFLDLQGLDKDSVIVEEVQAPDAVEAMTKGRVDALVTWQPYVLDISNTMGDAIQIWDVQSGQPMYCVLITSRKWSAAYPELKKKFMNSLLQAEQFLIENETQAQEIMQEFLGYDAEDIGTIWHQHRFSLRLDQSLILALEDQARWMQKNILHAEKSIPNFLEYIDTEGLEAVKPEAVSIIR; translated from the coding sequence ATGAATATTCAGTATACCCGATCTTTAAAATGCAGGCTGCTGTATATCATCGCCCTCTTTCTGCTGCCAACCTCCCTCTTGCCGGGAGCGATTTCCGCCGGGGCAGCTTCGGAAGAACAGGATTCCATCACCATCGCAATGGAGGCAACAGCGGTCAACACTTTGATCTATGTTGCCCATAAACAGAATTTTTTTGCCGACAATGGCATCAGGCTGATCATCAAAGACCATTATCCTTCGGGAGCGGCAGCAACTGAAGCGATGCTGTCCGGAGAGGCCGACCTTTCCACCACTGCCGAGTTCGCTATAGTCAGATATGCCTTTGCCGGAAGAAAAATCTGCACTCTCGGCAGCATCGACAGGTTTATGCATATGAAGCTGATCGCTCGCGCAGATGGGGAAATTGTCACCCCAAAAGATTTTTCCGGCAAAAGAATCGGGGTCGCGGTCGGGACTGCGGCTGAATTCAATCTCGGCCGGTTTCTCGACCTGCAGGGGCTCGATAAAGATTCCGTTATTGTCGAGGAAGTCCAGGCTCCGGATGCGGTTGAAGCTATGACCAAGGGCAGGGTTGATGCTCTGGTCACCTGGCAGCCTTATGTTCTGGATATCTCAAACACTATGGGGGATGCTATACAGATCTGGGACGTCCAGAGCGGACAGCCGATGTACTGCGTACTGATTACCAGCAGGAAATGGTCTGCAGCATATCCCGAACTTAAAAAGAAGTTCATGAACTCACTGCTGCAAGCCGAACAATTCCTGATAGAGAATGAGACCCAAGCACAAGAGATTATGCAGGAATTTCTTGGATATGATGCCGAAGATATCGGGACCATCTGGCATCAGCACCGTTTTTCATTGCGGCTCGACCAGTCGCTCATCCTGGCCCTGGAGGACCAGGCACGATGGATGCAAAAAAATATCCTCCACGCGGAGAAGAGCATTCCGAATTTTCTCGAATATATTGATACAGAGGGTCTTGAGGCGGTCAAGCCCGAGGCAGTTTCCATCATACGCTGA
- a CDS encoding sensor histidine kinase: MRIRTQFTMIVAAFAAILFIVGISLVVASRQAQVLKKQSDTAHELELVIRDLSYLFNDYLLNGEKVQRARWETRFDTFSQILEDFSPEDAKLAALIEEIKVNREHLQTIFANVASTLEDYPSDAVDDEYLSMIRTSWSRMEVQSQGIAFNTSQVAWALEQKANRLQQRTILLLFALIGIFGAFLVINYITVNRRILMALADLQSSTKIIGSGNLQFTIEEKRNDEIGDLSRAFNRMTSDLRAVTASKADLEQEINERKRIEQALKRSNEDLAQFASVASHDLQEPLRAIVGFLQILQNKYGDRLDEKGREYIKRTVDAGQRMQEMIKELLDLSRVSTKGANFAPTDLGEIMQIVMEDLQAIIREKNVEIHYAHLPVLDVDAGQIQRLFQNLIVNAVKYNTSPKPVIEIDSAVNGDTCRFAFRDNGIGISAEFLQRIFTVFQRLHKHDEYSGSGMGLALCKKIVERHGGTIWVESQPDEGSTFYFTLPVKN, encoded by the coding sequence TTGAGAATAAGGACCCAATTCACAATGATCGTGGCTGCTTTTGCCGCAATCCTTTTCATTGTTGGAATATCCCTGGTTGTTGCCAGCCGCCAGGCTCAAGTGCTGAAGAAACAGTCGGATACCGCCCACGAACTCGAACTCGTGATCAGGGACCTGAGTTATCTGTTCAACGATTACCTCCTCAACGGAGAAAAAGTTCAACGCGCCCGCTGGGAGACCCGGTTTGACACCTTCTCCCAGATCCTGGAGGACTTTTCACCGGAAGATGCGAAACTTGCAGCGCTGATTGAAGAGATCAAGGTTAATCGTGAACATCTCCAAACAATATTTGCCAATGTAGCCTCCACCCTGGAAGACTACCCTTCTGATGCTGTCGACGATGAGTATCTCTCCATGATTCGCACCTCCTGGAGCAGAATGGAGGTGCAGAGTCAGGGAATAGCCTTCAACACCTCTCAGGTTGCCTGGGCCCTGGAGCAAAAGGCAAACCGGCTGCAGCAACGTACTATTCTGCTTCTCTTTGCCCTGATCGGAATTTTCGGTGCATTTCTGGTAATCAACTACATAACAGTCAACAGGCGAATTCTCATGGCCCTGGCGGACCTTCAGTCAAGCACCAAGATTATTGGTTCCGGAAACCTGCAGTTTACCATCGAAGAAAAAAGGAACGATGAAATAGGAGATCTGTCCAGGGCCTTCAACAGGATGACCAGTGATTTGCGTGCGGTGACAGCTTCAAAAGCGGACCTTGAACAGGAAATAAATGAACGCAAACGGATCGAACAGGCGCTGAAGCGTTCAAACGAAGATCTGGCGCAGTTTGCCTCTGTGGCATCACACGATCTCCAGGAACCTTTGCGGGCCATCGTCGGTTTTCTCCAGATTCTGCAGAACAAATATGGAGACAGACTGGATGAAAAAGGCCGCGAGTATATCAAAAGGACGGTAGATGCAGGCCAGCGCATGCAGGAAATGATCAAAGAACTGCTCGATCTCTCCAGAGTGAGCACCAAGGGAGCAAACTTTGCTCCGACCGATCTCGGTGAAATCATGCAGATAGTCATGGAGGATCTGCAGGCAATCATCCGGGAAAAGAATGTGGAAATTCATTACGCCCATCTGCCGGTTCTTGACGTCGATGCCGGCCAGATACAGCGTCTTTTTCAGAATCTTATCGTCAATGCGGTGAAATACAACACAAGTCCCAAACCTGTCATTGAAATCGACAGTGCAGTCAACGGCGATACCTGCCGGTTCGCCTTTCGTGATAATGGTATCGGCATCTCTGCTGAGTTTCTCCAAAGAATTTTTACTGTCTTCCAGCGTCTGCACAAGCACGATGAATACAGCGGGTCCGGAATGGGGCTAGCCCTTTGCAAGAAGATAGTTGAACGCCATGGCGGCACCATATGGGTTGAGTCTCAACCGGATGAAGGGTCGACCTTCTATTTTACCCTGCCGGTGAAAAATTAA
- the trxB gene encoding thioredoxin-disulfide reductase, whose translation MSENELYDVIIIGGGPAGLSAGMYAKRAALKTVLIERGVFGGQMAITKEVENYPGIPDIGGFELSEKFLEHAKSYDLEIIEKEVVATEPGIEYHSVRLGDGTVLQAHAIILAAGGTARKLDVPGENENFGKGVSYCATCDGFFFRDKIVAVVGGGDTALEDALYLAKITKKVYLIHRRDEFRGSRILQQRVFAEPNIDIIFNAVVSEINSDLLAGVNGLTLKNTQTEEIWQIETEGVFIFVGFSPNNQLVPAGIKKNSTGYVITDEKCETNMPGIFAVGDLRQKYANQIVLAAADGCTAALAAAIYVETRKVTKP comes from the coding sequence ATGTCAGAAAATGAACTTTATGATGTGATAATAATTGGCGGTGGACCCGCCGGTTTGTCTGCAGGTATGTATGCCAAGCGCGCCGCCCTGAAAACCGTTCTTATCGAAAGAGGGGTATTCGGTGGACAGATGGCTATCACCAAGGAAGTAGAAAATTATCCGGGAATTCCCGATATCGGCGGCTTCGAACTGTCGGAGAAATTTTTAGAACATGCGAAATCGTATGACCTTGAGATTATAGAAAAAGAAGTGGTTGCCACAGAACCGGGAATTGAATACCACTCGGTTCGTCTGGGAGACGGCACCGTTTTGCAGGCCCATGCGATCATCCTCGCCGCCGGCGGCACCGCCAGGAAACTGGACGTCCCCGGAGAAAATGAGAATTTCGGCAAGGGTGTCTCCTATTGTGCGACCTGTGACGGCTTTTTTTTCCGGGACAAGATTGTCGCCGTCGTCGGGGGTGGCGACACAGCACTGGAAGACGCGCTATATCTTGCCAAGATCACCAAAAAGGTTTATCTCATTCATCGCCGCGATGAATTTCGAGGCAGCCGTATCCTTCAGCAACGTGTTTTTGCTGAACCTAATATCGATATCATCTTCAATGCGGTCGTTTCAGAAATCAATTCCGATCTACTAGCCGGCGTCAACGGCCTTACCCTGAAAAACACGCAGACCGAGGAGATCTGGCAGATAGAGACAGAGGGTGTGTTCATTTTTGTCGGTTTTTCCCCGAACAACCAGCTCGTTCCCGCCGGTATAAAAAAGAATTCCACAGGCTACGTCATCACCGACGAAAAATGCGAGACCAATATGCCCGGAATTTTCGCCGTGGGTGACCTTCGGCAGAAATATGCCAATCAGATAGTTCTCGCTGCCGCAGATGGATGCACCGCCGCCCTGGCAGCGGCTATCTATGTGGAAACTCGTAAGGTAACCAAGCCCTGA
- a CDS encoding 4Fe-4S binding protein: MDITKIKTIFFSPTGTSKKVVKAIAQGGKMPDAYDELDLTYPGHHREIMIDGDELAIIGVPVYGGRVAPLARERLKGIRGNNSPAVIVVVYGNREFEDALIELRDIVTAQSFSVVAAGAFIGEHSFSSVAMPVAEGRPDDVDLSAAGEFGEKVMERLRISTKAEQGRLQVPGDIPYLDSMKKLPFTPQINTEECTQCEICISSCPAGAISLDTSIEIDPQQCTFCCACIKNCPEDAIGIAAPPLVEKAEWLHTNCRERKEPQLFF, encoded by the coding sequence ATGGATATTACAAAAATCAAGACGATCTTTTTTTCCCCTACCGGAACTTCTAAGAAAGTGGTCAAGGCAATTGCACAAGGGGGAAAGATGCCGGATGCTTATGATGAACTTGATCTGACTTATCCCGGCCATCACCGAGAGATAATGATTGACGGCGATGAATTGGCCATAATAGGGGTCCCCGTCTATGGAGGCAGGGTGGCGCCGCTTGCCCGGGAACGGTTGAAAGGTATTCGTGGCAATAATTCACCCGCGGTCATAGTAGTCGTTTATGGGAACCGCGAATTTGAGGATGCCTTGATTGAACTCCGGGATATTGTGACGGCGCAGTCATTTTCCGTTGTTGCCGCAGGAGCCTTCATCGGAGAGCATTCTTTCTCGTCGGTGGCGATGCCTGTCGCTGAAGGTCGACCCGATGATGTCGATCTTTCCGCAGCAGGAGAATTCGGAGAGAAGGTGATGGAGCGGCTAAGGATATCCACGAAGGCGGAGCAGGGAAGGCTCCAGGTTCCCGGAGATATTCCTTATCTGGACAGCATGAAAAAATTACCGTTCACTCCACAAATAAATACTGAAGAATGCACACAATGTGAAATCTGCATATCTTCATGTCCTGCCGGGGCAATCTCTCTTGATACATCTATAGAGATTGATCCACAGCAGTGTACGTTCTGTTGTGCCTGTATCAAGAACTGCCCTGAAGATGCCATCGGTATAGCAGCCCCTCCCCTGGTGGAGAAAGCGGAGTGGCTGCATACCAACTGCCGGGAAAGAAAAGAGCCGCAGCTCTTTTTCTAA
- a CDS encoding cupin domain-containing protein, with the protein MEHVRIFTPEAAQSFDFGGLGVRWTIDGADTDQRFSVVHHPLAPRALAAPLHYHNDEDELSYVIRGRLGALLGDEVVIAEAGTWVFKPRKQWHTFWNAAGGDCEIIEIIFPAGFENYFREMASSWGNLEKFAEINRKYNLQMDFASVPDLCERFDLTFPEL; encoded by the coding sequence ATGGAACATGTTAGGATATTTACCCCAGAAGCAGCACAGAGCTTTGATTTCGGCGGGCTAGGTGTTCGCTGGACCATCGACGGAGCAGACACCGACCAGCGGTTTTCAGTGGTCCATCACCCACTGGCGCCTCGAGCGCTTGCCGCACCGCTGCATTACCATAATGACGAAGACGAACTGTCCTATGTAATACGAGGAAGACTGGGCGCTCTGCTGGGTGACGAAGTTGTCATCGCGGAAGCGGGTACCTGGGTCTTCAAGCCCCGAAAACAATGGCACACTTTCTGGAATGCTGCTGGAGGTGATTGCGAGATTATAGAGATCATCTTTCCGGCCGGCTTTGAAAATTATTTCCGGGAAATGGCCTCATCCTGGGGGAATCTGGAGAAATTCGCAGAGATCAATAGAAAATATAACCTGCAGATGGATTTCGCTAGTGTTCCAGATTTATGCGAACGGTTCGACCTTACTTTTCCGGAGCTCTAA
- a CDS encoding OsmC family protein, whose translation MSQPTETKEKNKEVNGVNVEELFGTIDAVKKAPVIATFKFRASNQWQNGGHNRTTIKNFYGTQQDHDHKQPFRLDADEPPILLGEDKGPNPVEYALTALAACVTTSIVYHAAAKGITIHAMESRLEGDIDLQGFLGISDDVPRGYKEIRMFVNIEADAPAEQLEEIVKLGPSYSPVFDTITRAVPVMVKLDK comes from the coding sequence ATGAGCCAGCCTACAGAAACCAAAGAGAAAAACAAAGAGGTAAACGGGGTCAATGTCGAAGAACTTTTTGGAACTATTGATGCCGTCAAGAAAGCGCCGGTTATCGCCACCTTTAAATTCAGAGCCAGCAACCAATGGCAAAACGGCGGCCATAATCGCACTACCATAAAAAATTTTTATGGAACTCAGCAGGATCATGACCACAAGCAACCATTCAGGCTCGATGCCGATGAACCGCCTATCCTGCTGGGAGAGGACAAAGGACCTAATCCGGTGGAGTATGCCCTTACCGCCTTGGCTGCCTGTGTGACAACGTCCATCGTCTATCATGCCGCCGCCAAGGGGATCACTATTCATGCGATGGAGTCGAGGCTTGAAGGTGATATCGACTTGCAGGGCTTTCTCGGTATCAGCGACGATGTTCCCCGCGGCTACAAGGAAATCCGGATGTTCGTCAACATTGAGGCCGATGCTCCCGCAGAACAGCTCGAAGAAATTGTTAAACTGGGTCCTTCATACTCACCAGTGTTTGACACTATCACCCGTGCTGTGCCGGTCATGGTAAAGCTTGACAAGTAA